Proteins encoded by one window of Hyphomicrobium nitrativorans NL23:
- a CDS encoding LysR family transcriptional regulator, with protein MFIRQMTYLVALAKEEHFGRAAEACNVTQPTLSSGLKALERELDMRLVHRGPRFIGLTPEGERVVAWAGQILSDYESLKRDVEGFRGCLKGTLQIGVIPAATPAVAQLTGPFAEKHPQVAIAVHSMTSVEIQRALDKFELDAGITYLENEPLLNVRKAALYRERYLYVTQRSSRWANEARISWREAVASQLCLLNESMQNRRVLNNLAGSIGLELAPMVTTNSFLSVCSHVCSGKWSSIIPHTFAYIFAGCEELAMLDLVDPVHVQTIGMVVTDRDPLPPLARAFMTSATRQNLELNLASASLVSV; from the coding sequence ATGTTTATTCGGCAGATGACATATCTCGTGGCGCTTGCGAAGGAGGAGCATTTCGGGCGGGCGGCAGAGGCGTGCAACGTGACGCAGCCTACCCTTTCGTCCGGGCTCAAGGCTCTGGAGCGGGAGCTCGATATGCGGCTCGTGCATCGCGGCCCGCGGTTCATCGGGCTGACGCCGGAGGGCGAGCGTGTTGTTGCTTGGGCAGGTCAGATCCTGTCCGACTACGAAAGCCTCAAACGTGACGTGGAGGGATTTCGGGGATGCCTGAAAGGCACGCTGCAGATTGGCGTCATTCCCGCCGCGACGCCGGCGGTCGCTCAGTTGACCGGGCCATTTGCCGAGAAGCATCCGCAGGTCGCAATTGCGGTGCATTCGATGACGTCAGTCGAAATACAGCGGGCGCTCGATAAATTCGAGCTGGATGCGGGCATCACGTATCTCGAAAACGAGCCTCTGCTCAATGTGCGCAAAGCTGCGCTCTATCGGGAGCGTTACCTCTACGTCACGCAGCGCTCGTCGCGGTGGGCGAACGAGGCCAGGATTTCCTGGCGCGAGGCGGTAGCGAGCCAGCTTTGCCTCCTCAACGAAAGCATGCAAAACAGGCGGGTTTTGAACAATCTTGCTGGCTCGATAGGCCTCGAACTTGCGCCTATGGTGACGACCAATTCCTTTCTCTCGGTTTGCTCGCATGTGTGCAGCGGAAAATGGTCCAGCATCATTCCGCACACGTTCGCCTATATTTTTGCGGGCTGCGAAGAGCTTGCGATGCTCGATCTCGTCGATCCCGTACACGTACAGACCATCGGCATGGTGGTGACGGATCGGGATCCGCTGCCGCCGCTCGCGCGTGCGTTCATGACGAGCGCGACCCGACAAAACCTGGAGCTGAATCTTGCGAGTGCGTCTCTCGTTTCTGTGTGA
- a CDS encoding NAD-dependent formate dehydrogenase — translation MAKIVCVLYDDPVDGYPKSYARDDIPKITKYPDGQTAPTPSAIDFQPGSLLGSVSGELGLRKYLEAAGHELVVTSDKDGANSKLDQELHDAEIVISQPFWPAYMTAERIAKAPKLKMIVTAGIGSDHTDLQAAIDRGVTVAEVTYCNSNSVAEHVVMQMLALVRNYIPSYNWVVKGGWNIADCVARSYDIEGMHVGTVAAGRIGLRVLRLLKPFDVQLHYLDRHRLPEAVEKELNLTHHTSLESLTKVCDVVTLNCPLHPETEHMINETTLKSFKRGAYLVNTARGKLCDRDAIVRALESGQLAGYAGDVWFPQPAPQDHPWRTMPYHGMTPHISGTSLSAQTRYAAGVREILECYFASKPIRDEYLIVQGGKLAGVGAHSYSAGNATGGSEEAAKFKR, via the coding sequence ATGGCTAAGATCGTTTGTGTGCTTTACGACGATCCTGTCGACGGCTATCCGAAATCGTATGCCCGCGACGATATTCCGAAGATCACGAAGTATCCGGACGGGCAAACCGCGCCGACGCCGTCTGCGATCGACTTTCAACCCGGCTCGCTTCTCGGAAGCGTTTCGGGCGAGCTGGGTTTACGCAAGTATCTCGAAGCCGCGGGCCATGAACTTGTCGTCACATCCGACAAGGACGGCGCGAACTCGAAGCTCGATCAGGAGCTTCACGACGCGGAAATCGTGATCTCGCAGCCGTTCTGGCCTGCTTACATGACGGCTGAGCGCATCGCAAAGGCGCCCAAGCTGAAAATGATCGTGACGGCAGGCATCGGGTCGGATCATACGGATCTTCAGGCGGCTATCGATCGCGGCGTCACGGTCGCGGAGGTGACGTACTGCAACTCGAACAGCGTCGCCGAGCACGTTGTCATGCAGATGCTTGCGCTCGTGCGCAATTACATCCCGTCTTACAACTGGGTGGTCAAGGGCGGCTGGAACATCGCCGACTGCGTGGCGCGCTCGTACGATATCGAAGGGATGCACGTCGGAACCGTGGCTGCGGGGCGCATCGGTCTGCGCGTGCTGCGCCTCCTCAAGCCGTTCGACGTTCAGTTGCACTACCTCGACCGCCATCGCCTGCCGGAAGCCGTCGAAAAGGAACTGAACCTCACCCATCACACGAGCCTCGAAAGCCTTACCAAGGTCTGCGATGTCGTGACGTTGAACTGCCCGCTTCACCCCGAAACGGAGCACATGATCAACGAGACGACGCTCAAGAGTTTCAAGCGGGGCGCGTATCTGGTGAACACCGCGCGCGGCAAGCTCTGCGACCGGGATGCTATCGTTCGGGCGCTCGAAAGCGGCCAGCTTGCGGGCTACGCAGGCGATGTATGGTTCCCGCAGCCTGCACCGCAGGATCATCCGTGGCGGACAATGCCCTATCACGGCATGACGCCGCATATCTCCGGTACGTCGCTTTCGGCCCAAACGCGCTACGCGGCGGGTGTGCGCGAAATTCTGGAGTGCTACTTCGCGAGCAAGCCGATCCGTGACGAGTATCTCATCGTTCAGGGCGGAAAGCTCGCAGGTGTAGGTGCGCATTCCTACAGCGCAGGCAATGCGACCGGCGGTTCGGAAGAAGCGGCCAAGTTCAAGCGATAA
- a CDS encoding HPP family protein, with protein MTSREEAIEIPVDARARQWVAALPWRQAALAGIGGALAIGLLAVMNATETLPLLIPPFGASCVLVFGVSASPFARPRNVIGGHVISAAVGLVAVSAFGGGVLGVAAGVGLAIAAMILSDTVHPPAGANPIVVALSGAGWPFLIAPVLIGAATIVVCGWIYNRMRTGASV; from the coding sequence ATGACAAGCCGCGAAGAGGCGATTGAAATTCCTGTCGATGCGCGTGCGCGCCAATGGGTCGCCGCGCTGCCCTGGCGTCAAGCCGCCTTGGCGGGTATCGGTGGTGCGCTGGCCATTGGGTTGCTGGCCGTGATGAACGCGACGGAGACTCTTCCGCTTCTGATTCCGCCATTCGGTGCGAGTTGTGTTCTCGTCTTCGGCGTGTCCGCCAGTCCCTTCGCGCGGCCGCGGAATGTCATCGGGGGGCATGTCATCTCGGCGGCGGTGGGGCTTGTCGCTGTGTCCGCTTTCGGGGGCGGTGTGCTCGGCGTTGCGGCAGGTGTCGGACTCGCGATCGCCGCTATGATCTTGAGTGATACGGTCCATCCTCCGGCCGGCGCCAATCCTATCGTTGTCGCCCTGTCGGGTGCCGGTTGGCCGTTTCTGATCGCTCCCGTTTTGATCGGTGCGGCGACAATCGTCGTATGCGGATGGATTTACAATCGCATGCGCACGGGGGCCAGTGTTTGA
- a CDS encoding RrF2 family transcriptional regulator — MQLTTFSDYALRMLMYAHAAGNRLVTIEEIAGSYGISRAHLMKVANTLTRAGYLTAVRGRAGGLKLGKPAEDIRLGDVVRATEPDFALVECFATDSQCVIGNCCRLPAVLRRALGAFLTELDKHTVASIALRPKDFRQVFDTSGDIRRPAAR, encoded by the coding sequence ATGCAACTGACCACCTTCTCGGATTACGCGCTCCGTATGCTCATGTACGCACACGCTGCCGGAAACCGGCTTGTGACGATTGAGGAGATTGCAGGCTCCTACGGCATTTCGCGCGCGCACCTCATGAAGGTCGCCAACACTTTGACGCGCGCGGGCTACCTGACGGCGGTTCGCGGCCGCGCGGGAGGATTGAAACTCGGCAAGCCCGCCGAGGACATCCGCCTCGGCGATGTCGTTCGCGCAACGGAGCCGGACTTCGCACTCGTCGAGTGCTTCGCGACGGATAGCCAATGCGTCATCGGCAATTGCTGTCGCCTGCCGGCAGTCCTGCGGCGAGCGCTCGGCGCATTTCTAACCGAACTCGACAAGCACACAGTGGCAAGCATTGCCCTCCGCCCGAAAGATTTCCGGCAGGTCTTCGACACGAGCGGCGACATCCGCCGGCCAGCGGCGCGATAG
- a CDS encoding group III truncated hemoglobin encodes MTAVRDIHPKAPGVAAGVTEHMIRDLVDGFYARVRADDVLGPIFNGAIDDWDHHLDKLCAFWSSVTLMTGRYKGSPMKVHADLSGISSAHFDLWLGLFRQTARELCPPDAAALFIDRAERIAQSLEMGIAVHRGQFVGHGERLVGRAAQPGD; translated from the coding sequence ATGACGGCGGTCCGTGACATCCATCCCAAAGCGCCGGGGGTTGCCGCCGGGGTCACAGAACATATGATTCGCGATCTCGTTGACGGGTTCTATGCGCGCGTGCGCGCCGACGATGTGCTCGGGCCGATCTTCAACGGCGCGATCGACGATTGGGATCATCATCTCGACAAGCTGTGCGCGTTCTGGTCATCGGTTACTTTGATGACGGGGCGCTACAAAGGTTCGCCCATGAAGGTTCATGCGGACCTCTCTGGGATTTCCAGCGCGCATTTCGATCTGTGGCTCGGGCTTTTCCGGCAGACGGCGCGCGAACTCTGTCCGCCCGATGCTGCGGCGCTGTTCATCGATCGCGCGGAGCGGATCGCGCAATCCCTGGAAATGGGTATCGCCGTTCACAGGGGGCAGTTCGTGGGGCACGGCGAACGGCTCGTCGGGCGGGCGGCGCAGCCTGGAGATTGA
- the metB gene encoding cystathionine gamma-synthase: MTKPRNPRTIAARKGIAVDTSFGAVAPPIHLSTTYVFPEFERAGTHDYSRTSNPTRSLLAETLAELEGGEGAVVTSSGMAAVDLATSQLRAFDLLVAPHDCYGGTHRLLSARRDMKHFDVMFVDQGNPEHMEEAFSASPTMIFIETPSNPLMRVVDIRAIAERARRAGAKIAVDNTFLSPALQRPLALGVDYVIHSTTKYLNGHSDVVGGAVVCAKKSEADIFAAWANIVGTTGSAFDAYLTLRGIRTLFPRIAQQQQSALAIARHLAKSASVERVHYPGLPSHPGHTIAKAQQSGFGAMLSFELAGGGEAARRFVETVRIFTLAESLGGVESLVAHPATMTHAGMDADARQAAGITDGLLRLSVGLEAEEDLIEDLEAALAASRPARPLRKKRA; this comes from the coding sequence ATGACAAAACCGAGGAACCCGCGAACGATCGCGGCGCGCAAGGGGATCGCCGTGGATACGAGTTTTGGCGCAGTCGCTCCTCCCATTCACCTGTCCACGACATATGTCTTCCCGGAATTCGAACGAGCGGGCACTCACGACTACTCCCGTACATCGAACCCCACACGGTCGCTCCTGGCCGAAACGCTGGCGGAATTGGAGGGCGGCGAAGGCGCTGTCGTCACGTCGTCGGGCATGGCGGCCGTAGACCTCGCGACAAGCCAACTCCGCGCCTTCGACCTTCTGGTCGCCCCTCACGACTGCTACGGCGGAACGCACCGCCTTCTCTCGGCGCGGCGCGACATGAAGCATTTCGACGTGATGTTCGTCGATCAGGGAAACCCTGAACACATGGAAGAAGCTTTTTCCGCTTCGCCGACGATGATCTTCATCGAAACGCCAAGCAATCCTCTGATGCGCGTTGTCGACATTCGCGCAATCGCCGAACGCGCACGCAGAGCGGGAGCAAAAATTGCGGTCGACAATACATTTCTCTCTCCGGCGCTTCAAAGGCCTCTGGCCCTCGGTGTCGACTACGTCATTCATTCCACGACGAAGTATCTCAACGGCCACTCCGACGTTGTCGGCGGCGCCGTCGTGTGCGCCAAGAAATCCGAGGCCGACATTTTCGCGGCGTGGGCCAACATCGTCGGCACGACCGGGTCGGCCTTCGATGCGTACCTGACGCTGCGCGGCATCCGGACGCTTTTTCCCCGCATCGCACAACAACAGCAATCGGCGCTCGCCATCGCACGGCATCTCGCAAAAAGCGCCTCGGTGGAGCGCGTGCATTATCCCGGTCTACCCTCCCACCCAGGTCACACCATCGCCAAAGCGCAACAGTCGGGCTTTGGCGCGATGTTGAGCTTCGAACTCGCGGGGGGCGGAGAAGCCGCCCGCCGTTTTGTCGAAACCGTGCGGATCTTCACGCTCGCGGAATCTCTCGGCGGTGTGGAGAGCCTTGTCGCGCATCCCGCAACGATGACGCATGCCGGAATGGATGCCGACGCGCGGCAAGCCGCAGGTATCACCGACGGATTGCTGCGCCTTTCGGTCGGCCTCGAAGCGGAGGAAGACTTGATCGAAGATTTGGAGGCCGCGCTCGCCGCATCCCGTCCGGCACGGCCGCTCCGAAAAAAAAGGGCATAA
- a CDS encoding ketopantoate reductase family protein: MRVLIVGAGGVGGYIGARLVAAGMDVMFVVREARRAQLAAHGLVVESPLGNFSGAVAAVGSPSSGFSPDVAIVACKAHALDRALDVVDAGRGPHTRILPLLNGVAHLDVLRRRFPDVPVLGGLVHGALTLREDGVVAHLTPFFSAIVGTETGAPDAVAEEFVRRLSAAHVDVRLSPDIRQDMWNKFVFLATFAGITCLMRASIGTIMCADGGEDITLQLLDECLAVSRAEGFAPDEASMSSYRRVLTEPGSTFTSSMLRDILSGHRTEADHIVGDMLRRARRHRIDTPMLKIALAHLQCFEATVRHNERTL, translated from the coding sequence ATGAGAGTGTTAATTGTCGGTGCCGGAGGGGTAGGCGGCTACATCGGCGCGCGGCTCGTTGCGGCCGGCATGGATGTGATGTTCGTCGTGCGGGAGGCGCGGCGGGCGCAGCTCGCTGCCCACGGCCTCGTCGTGGAGAGTCCGCTCGGAAATTTCTCCGGTGCTGTTGCGGCCGTGGGTTCGCCGTCTTCCGGCTTTTCGCCCGATGTCGCCATCGTCGCCTGCAAAGCTCATGCGCTGGATCGCGCGCTCGATGTCGTCGATGCCGGGCGTGGCCCTCATACGCGCATTCTTCCCCTTCTCAACGGGGTCGCGCACCTCGACGTGTTGCGTCGGAGATTTCCCGATGTGCCGGTGCTCGGCGGGCTTGTTCATGGCGCGCTGACGCTGCGCGAGGACGGTGTCGTTGCGCATTTGACGCCGTTCTTTTCGGCGATCGTGGGCACTGAAACGGGCGCGCCGGATGCGGTTGCCGAGGAGTTCGTCAGGCGTTTGAGCGCCGCTCATGTCGATGTCCGCCTCAGTCCGGATATTCGTCAGGACATGTGGAACAAGTTCGTGTTCCTGGCGACGTTTGCAGGAATTACCTGCCTCATGCGCGCGAGCATCGGCACGATCATGTGTGCGGACGGCGGGGAGGACATAACTCTTCAACTCCTGGACGAATGCCTCGCCGTTTCTCGCGCGGAAGGCTTTGCGCCCGATGAGGCATCCATGTCGTCTTACAGGCGCGTGCTCACGGAGCCGGGGTCGACGTTCACGTCTTCGATGCTGCGCGACATCCTCAGTGGACACCGCACGGAAGCCGATCATATTGTTGGCGACATGCTGAGGCGCGCGAGACGGCACCGCATCGATACACCGATGTTGAAGATCGCGCTGGCACATCTGCAATGCTTCGAGGCTACGGTCAGACACAACGAGCGGACGCTGTAA
- a CDS encoding MOSC domain-containing protein — protein sequence MPTSADVLCGDIRPLGTNGHTSGIAKERTPGPWRITREGLAGDAQADKKHHGGPEKALHHYAFEHYEAWRREIGEHPLLAQPGAFGENISTTAWTEEAVCLGDVIRFGGALLQVSQGRQPCWKLNVRFGRDDVAYKTQASGRTGWYYRVLEEGEVMPGDRLVHVRRLQPAWPIARVLTLLYRDKDRYDDLAQMAALPELAEGWRLLAERRIAARKTEDWAPRLTVPDV from the coding sequence ATGCCCACCTCTGCGGATGTGCTGTGCGGCGACATCAGGCCGCTCGGAACAAACGGGCACACGAGCGGCATCGCAAAGGAAAGAACGCCGGGACCGTGGCGTATCACGCGAGAGGGGCTCGCGGGCGACGCTCAAGCGGATAAGAAGCATCACGGCGGCCCGGAGAAGGCGCTCCACCACTACGCGTTCGAGCATTACGAGGCTTGGCGCCGCGAGATCGGAGAGCACCCATTGCTCGCGCAGCCGGGCGCGTTTGGCGAAAATATCTCAACGACGGCCTGGACGGAGGAGGCGGTTTGCCTCGGCGATGTGATCCGGTTCGGCGGTGCGCTGTTGCAGGTGAGTCAGGGCCGCCAGCCGTGCTGGAAACTCAACGTTCGTTTCGGGCGGGACGACGTGGCTTACAAGACCCAGGCGTCCGGCCGTACGGGGTGGTATTATCGTGTGCTTGAAGAAGGCGAAGTGATGCCGGGGGATCGCCTCGTCCATGTGCGGCGGCTACAGCCCGCCTGGCCGATTGCGCGCGTGCTGACGCTGCTCTATCGCGACAAGGATCGCTACGACGATCTTGCGCAGATGGCTGCGTTGCCCGAGCTTGCGGAGGGATGGCGTCTCCTGGCGGAGCGGCGCATCGCAGCGCGCAAGACTGAGGACTGGGCGCCGCGGCTGACGGTGCCTGACGTTTAG
- a CDS encoding SLC13 family permease, with product MIESIIAGYAPIIALAIVLLTFAAFLFERFPPEVTASVGAAAFVVLGLVQPAEALAVFSNPAPLTIAAMFVLTGALVRTGVLERVAGAILDYSGDSPTVAIVTLMVGIVAIGGFINNTPLVLILIPIAIRIANKFDIASTRLLIPVSYVTILAGTCTLIGTSTNLLVDGVAREHGLEAFSIFEITPVGIVTAISGLLLLGLFGRFLLPDRRDESAGLENGEVEFLSEITVLNEGTFTEEPIGEIGALKLPGLRLLGVNRGGEVLRENLEEMILKKGDRLIVASTTSELLTLAERKSLRVGLARSVPMPSDPIVVEAVVAPQKASIGRRIADLALGSRFGVRVLGVHRHQHIPGRNLESTLLRPADRLLLEGPASGLDAMSQQGFLVSVTRTAGRAFRRAKAPIALAALAGVVILAALNVMDIAMLAMLAVVAILVLRCIDSDEAWGAIDGGILVLIFSMLIIGVGLQRTGAIDLIVSAISPILSGLSPLALLIVVYLLTSTLTELITNNAVAVVMTPIVLGIASQMGIDPRPLVVAVMFGASASFATPIGYQTNTLVYGAGNYRFSDFLKVGIPMNIIVGIATCFAIYFYYDM from the coding sequence ATGATCGAAAGCATCATTGCGGGCTATGCGCCCATCATCGCGCTGGCCATTGTCCTCCTGACATTTGCCGCGTTCCTGTTCGAGCGTTTCCCGCCCGAGGTGACCGCGTCGGTCGGGGCCGCCGCCTTCGTCGTGTTGGGGCTCGTTCAGCCCGCCGAAGCCCTCGCGGTCTTCTCGAACCCGGCGCCTCTGACCATCGCGGCGATGTTCGTCTTGACCGGCGCCCTCGTTCGCACCGGCGTGCTCGAACGCGTAGCCGGCGCAATTCTGGACTACTCAGGAGACAGTCCAACCGTCGCCATCGTCACTCTGATGGTCGGCATCGTCGCCATCGGCGGCTTCATCAACAACACACCGCTTGTCCTGATCCTCATTCCCATCGCGATCCGCATCGCGAACAAGTTCGATATCGCATCGACGCGTCTGCTCATCCCGGTGTCGTACGTCACCATCCTTGCCGGGACATGCACGCTGATCGGCACCTCCACCAATCTTCTCGTCGATGGCGTCGCGCGGGAACATGGGCTCGAAGCGTTCTCGATTTTCGAAATCACCCCTGTCGGTATCGTCACCGCGATATCGGGCTTGCTGCTCCTGGGTCTGTTCGGCCGCTTCCTGCTTCCCGACCGGCGCGACGAGAGCGCCGGTCTCGAAAATGGCGAGGTCGAGTTCCTGTCGGAGATCACAGTGCTGAACGAAGGCACGTTCACGGAGGAGCCGATCGGAGAAATCGGCGCGCTCAAACTTCCCGGTCTGCGGCTCCTCGGCGTGAACCGCGGCGGCGAAGTTCTGCGCGAGAACCTTGAGGAGATGATCCTCAAAAAGGGCGACCGGCTCATCGTCGCCTCAACGACGTCAGAGCTCCTCACACTCGCCGAAAGGAAGTCCCTCCGGGTCGGCCTCGCCCGCTCCGTCCCGATGCCTTCCGATCCGATCGTTGTCGAAGCCGTCGTCGCACCGCAGAAAGCCTCCATCGGCCGGCGCATTGCCGATTTGGCGCTCGGCAGCCGTTTCGGCGTGCGCGTGCTGGGCGTCCATCGCCATCAGCACATCCCGGGCAGGAACCTGGAAAGCACCCTCCTTCGTCCGGCCGACAGGCTGCTTCTGGAAGGGCCGGCCTCGGGCCTCGACGCGATGTCTCAGCAGGGCTTCCTCGTCTCCGTCACCCGTACGGCAGGCCGCGCCTTTCGGCGCGCCAAGGCTCCCATCGCCCTCGCGGCGCTCGCCGGCGTCGTCATCCTCGCCGCATTGAATGTCATGGACATCGCCATGCTTGCGATGCTTGCGGTGGTCGCGATCCTCGTTCTGCGCTGCATCGACAGCGACGAGGCTTGGGGCGCAATCGACGGCGGCATTCTCGTTCTGATCTTCTCGATGCTCATCATCGGCGTCGGCCTTCAACGCACCGGCGCCATCGACCTGATCGTCTCGGCCATCAGCCCCATCCTCTCCGGCCTGTCGCCACTGGCGCTGTTGATTGTGGTCTATCTCCTGACGTCGACACTGACCGAGCTGATCACCAACAATGCCGTTGCCGTGGTGATGACGCCGATCGTGCTCGGGATTGCGTCTCAGATGGGCATCGATCCGCGCCCGCTCGTCGTGGCGGTGATGTTCGGCGCGAGCGCGAGTTTTGCAACCCCCATTGGCTACCAGACGAATACGCTGGTGTATGGCGCGGGCAACTACCGCTTTTCGGATTTTCTGAAAGTCGGCATTCCGATGAATATCATCGTCGGTATCGCGACGTGCTTTGCGATCTACTTCTATTACGACATGTGA